One segment of Parvularcula sp. IMCC14364 DNA contains the following:
- a CDS encoding response regulator: protein MPLQEIIWPTKVDGDILDLARRRLLVVLSLTIGIFGSISGTVVGVETFTQAPLMSIVGALLPLILLAMPFLAYFTRRFDLASVLLIICIYMVTLIVATSDRGVASPALYYFPILPVVTGLLLGYRPAVFAAVFVVLNYLWLTPQFLTNWEGIALSILASGLTLVICIFQREIEKVTDALQMARNEAEAGNAAKTEFLANMSHELRTPLNGVLGMAQLLDETDLDRKQKQYTETIVKSGRSLLAIIQNVLDFSKIEANEITLEEEAFDLSELLDEVSSTISGVALQKGLDLQAKVDPKVAGTYLSDVKKLRQILINFARNAVKFTDSGAITIAATRDGMEGIRLAVSDTGPGIAEDQQADVFERFHQVDGSVTRRHSGAGLGLAISRQFADLLGGRIGVKSLPGEGSTFFICLQMKKIGRATPAIEPAPAAVSPCDSVSLEEQHIRILLAEDNAVNREVIKAAMRKHDAIIHEVENGAEALEQLASGEVYDVVLMDVQMPVMSGDEALHRIRSAEAAYQNVPVVMITANAERQALNRYLAMGANGNITKPFNITTLHEKIAAFCRKPAGQRGFVERRAGGSPST, encoded by the coding sequence ATGCCCCTGCAGGAAATCATCTGGCCCACCAAGGTCGACGGCGATATTCTGGATCTCGCGCGGCGCCGCCTGTTGGTGGTGCTCAGCCTGACTATCGGGATTTTCGGGTCGATTTCCGGCACAGTCGTTGGGGTGGAAACTTTTACGCAAGCCCCGCTGATGAGTATCGTTGGTGCCCTGCTGCCGCTGATATTGCTGGCGATGCCGTTTCTTGCCTATTTTACAAGACGTTTTGATCTTGCTTCTGTTTTGCTGATTATCTGCATTTACATGGTGACGCTGATTGTAGCGACCAGTGACAGGGGAGTGGCATCACCGGCTCTGTATTACTTTCCCATATTGCCAGTTGTGACAGGCCTGTTGCTGGGGTATCGCCCCGCAGTTTTTGCAGCGGTATTTGTTGTACTGAATTATCTGTGGTTGACGCCTCAATTTCTGACAAATTGGGAAGGTATTGCCCTGTCCATTCTTGCGTCAGGATTGACGCTGGTGATTTGTATTTTCCAGCGGGAAATCGAAAAGGTCACAGACGCCTTGCAGATGGCGCGTAACGAGGCCGAGGCAGGCAATGCAGCGAAGACGGAATTTCTTGCCAATATGAGCCATGAGTTGCGTACGCCGCTCAATGGCGTGCTTGGCATGGCGCAATTGCTTGATGAAACGGATCTCGACAGAAAGCAGAAACAGTACACGGAAACGATTGTGAAGTCTGGCCGGTCGCTTCTGGCCATTATCCAGAATGTTCTGGATTTTTCAAAGATTGAAGCAAATGAGATAACGCTTGAGGAAGAGGCATTCGATCTGTCTGAGTTGCTGGATGAAGTCAGCAGCACGATCAGTGGCGTGGCACTGCAAAAAGGGTTGGACCTTCAGGCCAAGGTGGACCCGAAGGTTGCGGGCACATATCTGAGCGACGTGAAGAAACTGAGACAAATACTGATCAATTTTGCCCGGAACGCGGTAAAATTCACAGATAGTGGAGCCATAACAATTGCTGCCACGCGTGACGGGATGGAGGGTATTCGTCTGGCCGTTTCAGATACGGGCCCGGGAATCGCTGAAGACCAGCAGGCAGATGTTTTCGAGCGTTTCCACCAGGTGGATGGCTCTGTCACACGTCGCCACAGTGGGGCCGGGCTTGGCCTTGCCATATCGCGGCAATTTGCAGACCTTCTGGGGGGGCGTATCGGGGTCAAAAGCCTGCCCGGTGAAGGCAGCACTTTTTTCATCTGTTTGCAGATGAAGAAGATCGGCCGGGCGACACCTGCAATCGAACCTGCGCCAGCGGCAGTGTCTCCCTGCGACAGCGTCAGTCTTGAAGAGCAGCATATCCGGATATTGTTGGCAGAAGACAACGCCGTGAACCGCGAAGTCATCAAGGCGGCAATGCGCAAGCATGACGCTATCATTCATGAGGTTGAAAACGGCGCTGAAGCGCTTGAACAACTCGCGTCAGGCGAGGTCTATGATGTGGTCCTGATGGATGTGCAGATGCCGGTCATGTCAGGCGATGAAGCCTTGCATCGTATCCGCAGTGCGGAAGCGGCGTACCAGAATGTGCCTGTGGTCATGATTACGGCCAATGCAGAGCGTCAGGCGCTCAACCGGTATCTGGCCATGGGGGCCAACGGGAACATCACCAAACCGTTCAATATAACGACCCTGCATGAAAAAATTGCCGCGTTTTGCAGAAAGCCCGCTGGGCAGAGAGGTTTTGTCGAGCGGCGTGCTGGCGGTTCACCCAGTACCTGA
- the ccmE gene encoding cytochrome c maturation protein CcmE, producing the protein MTDTPENKPAPKKRPPMRRRRQRLLVVSLLLPTLAVASFFVIVGISQTSVYFYAPKDLPSAAELEGRAIRIGGMVAEGTIKQGEGLETWFDVTDYEGTVTVVTNDPLPGIFRENQGVVIQGNLNDDGIFVASQVMAKHDENYMPPEVADALKATGRYEDYMNKDEGSD; encoded by the coding sequence ATGACTGATACACCTGAAAACAAACCCGCACCGAAAAAACGCCCCCCCATGCGGCGGCGGCGGCAACGACTGCTGGTGGTCAGCTTGCTGTTGCCAACGCTGGCCGTGGCCAGTTTCTTTGTCATCGTGGGTATCAGCCAGACATCTGTGTACTTCTATGCCCCCAAAGACCTGCCCTCAGCGGCAGAGCTTGAAGGGCGGGCGATCCGCATCGGCGGTATGGTTGCCGAAGGCACGATCAAACAGGGCGAAGGGCTGGAGACATGGTTTGACGTGACCGATTATGAGGGCACGGTTACTGTCGTGACCAATGATCCGCTGCCGGGCATATTTCGTGAAAACCAGGGTGTCGTCATTCAGGGCAATCTGAACGACGACGGGATCTTTGTGGCGTCACAAGTCATGGCCAAACATGACGAGAATTATATGCCACCAGAAGTGGCTGATGCGCTGAAAGCCACAGGCCGGTACGAAGATTATATGAACAAGGATGAAGGCTCAGACTGA
- a CDS encoding heme ABC transporter permease — MGTFNIFDTMANPERFMRYSGPILWTTGIAATLLLVGGAVWALFFTPPDYQMGESVRIMYVHVPAASMTMMAYAFMVVASIFGYVWRHQLADLAAREAAPMGLAFCVLALITGSIWGKITWGVWWDWDARMTSVLVLAFVYIGYMALWRAIENQAQAARSAALLCFVGAINLPIIKFSVEFWETLHQPATIVTPEGPKMPPEMLLPLLTMMLGYGLLFGFFVTLRLRTVLRERRQSGTARTSRPVSVAQPVTMTDDPSSRPSDKQPQAAGEGSN; from the coding sequence ATGGGTACCTTCAACATTTTTGACACAATGGCCAATCCGGAACGCTTCATGCGGTATTCCGGGCCAATTCTCTGGACGACCGGCATTGCGGCGACACTCCTGCTTGTCGGCGGTGCCGTGTGGGCCCTGTTCTTCACGCCCCCGGATTATCAGATGGGCGAAAGTGTCCGCATCATGTATGTCCATGTGCCGGCAGCCTCCATGACGATGATGGCCTATGCCTTTATGGTGGTGGCCAGTATTTTCGGCTATGTCTGGCGCCATCAACTGGCAGACCTCGCCGCGCGCGAAGCTGCACCCATGGGCCTCGCCTTTTGCGTGCTGGCACTCATCACCGGCAGCATCTGGGGCAAGATCACCTGGGGCGTCTGGTGGGACTGGGACGCCCGGATGACATCCGTGCTGGTGCTCGCCTTCGTATATATTGGATATATGGCGCTCTGGCGGGCCATTGAAAATCAGGCGCAGGCAGCCCGCTCCGCAGCACTTCTGTGCTTTGTCGGGGCCATCAATCTGCCTATTATCAAGTTTTCTGTCGAATTCTGGGAAACGCTGCACCAGCCAGCCACCATCGTGACGCCGGAAGGGCCTAAAATGCCGCCGGAAATGCTTTTGCCGCTGCTCACCATGATGCTGGGATATGGCTTGCTGTTCGGCTTCTTTGTCACCTTGCGCCTGCGGACGGTTCTGCGCGAGCGGCGGCAGAGCGGCACAGCCAGAACAAGCCGCCCTGTCAGCGTTGCACAACCTGTCACGATGACAGATGATCCATCCTCTCGGCCCTCAGACAAACAGCCGCAAGCGGCCGGCGAAGGGAGTAACTGA
- a CDS encoding glycosyltransferase family 2 protein, with translation MSAASVQPVEMTSPEGASQPRPRQCVSVIIVSYWTGPLLVRSVLSALRQAEVAEVIVVDNGNWVDEMTRLEAIAGDNSHKLQIISGHGNVGYAAGCNIGAKAATGQFLFLLNPDAILPDNAVAELLADAGKLDGKWVMGGKLINPDGTEQAGSRRSPLTPWTAFVEMTRIYKLAPQHPYFRRFNMHQDPCPEEMIPIPVISGACMLMPRETFSAIDGMDEEYFLHVEDVDFCLRLRDAGGEVYFSPSTSIPHFKSSSRASKLRVEMRKAQSLVRYFWTHFRKPYPAVFLALVSALVWAATGVKALNILIRRGLRLVGLRKKTGKEGVRKARSITSQSSSR, from the coding sequence ATGAGTGCTGCGAGCGTGCAACCTGTAGAAATGACATCGCCTGAGGGGGCATCACAACCACGGCCACGCCAGTGCGTTAGTGTGATCATCGTCTCTTACTGGACAGGCCCGTTGCTGGTGCGCTCTGTACTGTCTGCCTTGCGGCAGGCGGAAGTGGCAGAAGTGATTGTCGTTGATAATGGCAACTGGGTTGATGAAATGACCCGGCTTGAAGCGATCGCCGGTGACAACAGCCATAAACTTCAGATTATCTCGGGCCATGGCAATGTGGGTTATGCGGCAGGCTGCAATATTGGGGCAAAGGCCGCCACCGGACAGTTTCTGTTCCTCCTGAACCCGGATGCCATCCTGCCCGACAACGCCGTGGCTGAATTGCTGGCTGACGCAGGCAAGCTTGACGGCAAGTGGGTTATGGGCGGCAAGCTGATCAACCCTGACGGTACCGAGCAGGCAGGGTCACGCCGCAGCCCACTTACTCCGTGGACGGCCTTTGTGGAAATGACGCGGATCTACAAACTCGCGCCACAGCACCCCTACTTCAGGCGCTTTAACATGCATCAGGATCCGTGTCCGGAAGAAATGATTCCGATTCCGGTGATCTCCGGTGCCTGTATGCTGATGCCGCGCGAGACCTTTTCTGCGATTGACGGCATGGATGAAGAATATTTCCTCCATGTGGAAGACGTGGATTTCTGCCTGCGCCTGCGGGATGCTGGCGGTGAGGTTTATTTCTCGCCCAGTACCAGCATTCCACATTTCAAGAGTTCAAGCCGCGCGAGCAAACTGCGCGTGGAAATGCGCAAGGCCCAAAGCCTGGTGCGATATTTCTGGACACATTTCCGCAAGCCCTATCCGGCTGTCTTCCTCGCCCTTGTCAGTGCACTGGTCTGGGCCGCAACTGGCGTGAAAGCGCTCAATATCCTGATCCGGCGCGGCCTGCGACTAGTCGGATTGCGCAAGAAGACCGGCAAAGAGGGCGTACGCAAAGCACGAAGCATCACCTCGCAGAGCAGCTCGCGCTAG